CCTGTATATTAAAGTTGGGTAAGAGATTTTTACATTCTGTAATATGATGTTGTTTTATTAAAAATGGACATACGTATCCCATTGAAAACAACACCAGCAAAAATTGCACGGACAATATACACATATGATAAATATCCTGTGCGACCTTTTACAGAATGTAACACCTCAATCCCCCCTTTCAAAATTAGAATAATAAAAACATATTTATCTTATCACATAGAATTTGGGATTACAATGCACTTTCTATCCATTCTCAATGCAATTTTAAAATA
The window above is part of the Chengkuizengella sp. SCS-71B genome. Proteins encoded here:
- a CDS encoding RAxF-45 family protein is translated as MLHSVKGRTGYLSYVYIVRAIFAGVVFNGIRMSIFNKTTSYYRM